The Diadema setosum chromosome 1, eeDiaSeto1, whole genome shotgun sequence genome has a window encoding:
- the LOC140233226 gene encoding DNA-directed RNA polymerase II subunit RPB9-like: MELHRQDTESGSRGPGFVGIRFCQECNNMLYPKEDKENRILLYACRNCDYQQEADNACVYVNKITHEVDELTQIVAEVVADPTLPRTEDHPCERCGHRESVFFQSQTNRAEEGMRLYYVCTAPNCGHRWTE; the protein is encoded by the exons ATGGAACTTCACCGACAAGACACCGAAAGCGGATCACGAGGGCCTGGCTTCGTTGGCATACGGTTTTGTCAAGAGTG CAACAACATGCTGTATCctaaagaagacaaagaaaatagaatattGCTCTATGCG TGCAGAAACTGTGACTACCAGCAAGAAGCTGacaatgcatgtgtgtatgtcaaCAAGATCACCCATGAAGTGGA TGAGCTTACACAGATTGTTGCCGAAGTAGTAGCAGATCCCACCCTGCCAAGAACTGAAGATCATCCATGTGAGAGATGTGGACACAGGGAGTCTGTCTTCTTCCAGTCACAAACCAACAGAGCAGAG GAAGGGATGCGGCTGTACTATGTGTGCACAGCACCAAACTGTGGGCACCGGTGGACAGAGTGA